One part of the Desulfurococcaceae archaeon genome encodes these proteins:
- a CDS encoding nitroreductase family protein yields MSQCLDTLFTRCSIRWFKQDPLPLSTVVKLLEAATRAPTAQGAEQWFFIVVYSEEKRKEVHRLLRKAHEYYATSVLLKPYSGEAVVKWMRRIDEGMYRAPVYIAVYADLRKRIYKDEYYEYEKLMAVQSVSAAIENLIIAAWSMGIGSVWLGVPVFLKEDFNRVLNPPENCDLQAIVALGYPAEEPKPRRRKPVEEVVAFT; encoded by the coding sequence ATGTCGCAGTGCCTAGACACGCTGTTCACGAGGTGTAGTATTAGGTGGTTTAAACAAGACCCCTTACCCCTGAGTACGGTGGTGAAGCTGCTCGAAGCCGCCACCAGAGCCCCCACAGCTCAAGGTGCGGAGCAGTGGTTTTTCATAGTGGTGTATTCCGAGGAAAAGAGGAAGGAGGTACACCGGCTCCTCAGAAAAGCGCATGAGTACTACGCTACGAGTGTTCTTCTAAAACCATACAGTGGTGAGGCGGTTGTCAAGTGGATGAGGAGGATCGATGAAGGAATGTACCGGGCACCCGTTTACATAGCCGTGTACGCTGACCTGCGCAAGAGGATCTACAAGGACGAGTACTACGAGTACGAGAAGCTCATGGCGGTACAGTCGGTGTCGGCTGCGATCGAGAACCTGATCATAGCGGCGTGGAGCATGGGCATAGGTAGCGTTTGGCTCGGTGTACCCGTTTTCTTGAAGGAAGATTTTAATAGGGTCCTGAACCCGCCTGAAAACTGCGATCTACAGGCAATCGTAGCGCTGGGATATCCGGCCGAGGAGCCGAAACCACGTAGAAGGAAGCCCGTTGAAGAAGTGGTCGCGTTCACGTAG